The proteins below come from a single Miscanthus floridulus cultivar M001 chromosome 1, ASM1932011v1, whole genome shotgun sequence genomic window:
- the LOC136458387 gene encoding uncharacterized protein has product MDALKSALGSAPVLTLPNFSKPFQLQTDASDLGVGAFLLQDGLPLAFVSKALGPRTQALFTYEKEFLELSVNSHNHPPFTLHHGVIRYSGHIWVGNNQQLQQNIISALHDSALGGHSGFLVTYSRIKKLFCWHGMKQSIKAFVAACSVCHQAKPDRVRYPGLLSPLPVPAEAWQMVSMDFIDGLPPSGHANCIMVVVDKLTLGKSPFEVLFGRSRHHFGITELAASPVPDVASMLAERTTMLASVRQHLLRAQQRMKHQADKKRSKRSFQTDDFVYLRLQPYVQSSLAPRSHHKLCFKYFGPFKVLSKIGTVAYELELPPTSSIHLVFHVSLLKPASSAVPAVSARLPDLDNNMQVSERVLQSRLHQHGNHSVKQLLIKWSGLGDDLATWEDAD; this is encoded by the exons ATGGATGCTTTGAAGTCTGCCCTTGGTTCAGCTCCAGTGCTCACCCTGCCAAACTTCAGTAAGCCATTTCAGCTGCAGACTGATGCCAGCGACTTGGGTGTTGGAGCATTCCTATTACAAGATGGCCTCCCCCTTGCCTTTGTTAGCAAAGCACTTGGCCCCCGAACTCAAGCTCTGTTTACTTATGAAAAGGAGTTCCTG GAGCTGTCTGTCAACTCTCACAACCATCCACCATTCACCTTGCATCATGGAGTCATTCGCTACTCAGGCCACATCTGGGTTGGCAACAACCAGCAACTGCAACAAAACATTATCTCAGCCCTTCATGACAGCGCGCTGGGTGGTCATTCCGGGTTTCTAGTCACTTACAGCCGCATTAAGAAGCTCTTTTGCTGGCATGGTATGAAGCAGTCCATCAAAGCTTTTGTTGCTGCTTGCTCAGTTTGCCACCAGGCCAAACCAGATAGAGTCCGATACCCGGGTCTCCTTTCGCCTCTTCCAGTTCCTGCTGAAGCCTGGCAAATGGTTTCCATGGACTTCATCGATGGCTTACCACCTTCTGGACACGCCAACTGCATCATGGTGGTTGTGGATAAGCTTA CTTTGGGGAAGTCTCCATTTGAGGTACTGTTCGGTCGATCTCGTCATCATTTTGGTATTACTGAACTTGCTGCCTCCCCTGTGCCGGACGTCGCCTCCATGCTGGCGGAGCGCACCACCATGCTGGCCTCTGTACGCCAGCATCTCCTTCGAGCCCAGCAGCGCATGAAGCACCAGGCGGACAAGAAGCGCTCGAAGCGTTCGTTCCAGACTGACGACTTCGTCTACCTCCGTCTGCAGCCTTACGTTCAGTCGTCGTTGGCGCCGCGCTCCCACCACAAGTTGTGCTTCAAATACTTCGGTCCCTTCAAGGTCCTGTCCAAGATTGGAACAGTGGCGTACGAGCTGGAGCTTCCACCAACGTCTTCGATCCACCTGGTGTTCCACGTCTCGCTGTTGAAGCCGGCGTCGTCCGCTGTTCCAGCAGTCTCCGCCAGGCTCCCCGACCTCGACAACAACATGCAAGTCTCGGAGCGCGTGCTGCAGTCCAGGCTTCATCAACATGGTAACCACTCCGTCAAGCAGTTGCTGATCAAGTGGTCCGGCCTCGGCGACGACCTTGCTACCTGGGAGGACGCCgactaa